A single region of the Pelobates fuscus isolate aPelFus1 chromosome 4, aPelFus1.pri, whole genome shotgun sequence genome encodes:
- the LOC134609235 gene encoding uncharacterized protein LOC134609235, which yields MSVDQTVVEVRGLPKHPDDEDYVKKKVFLHFQEERNGGGKIVCLEYPVREHGVALLTFRDETVAAAVLGKKHNIHMDSRTFQLEVIRPQSQIAASQSIQFSMPIRTTLDLKYFRNRKAVEELLRKYKFELTKKSQCRIDIEGDFQELRRFRTDLYNALNLSKPSISDQQTELHTPITKRTSRVKDKAGDSVISGTCERGPAGAGNSAGTVNAVFKTKMIQDSVSESFSSRKLAVSSSTSERYSPQKDSSHSNSQLDERSTLSTSDHDRRPDYSLSYKPSKNSSSHLTSDSNSGTCNALSKNVPSDPTSKITDDSRSLIDVNSKLPKFTSGKSKGDFFLETDNDSTATTPVGISSSLTIGNVPAPKIYSKLVSVDSTLLMYIMCFGKFFKSFPADGPIKLEIEKCSEICKVIFSITDSKYLRYLESSISFLLCLMEEYRKSLDTANIYLSEYSSQLRNNIIEKISHLTKTKEILAENNEDHIGLIGPSHAILELTRHCKEIKELSESKMRWEKQNSRVEKVIQYYPSTPDVQPELHKFTSQTDKSHSDHNPETDYGSSSAISCVSSPRKLSRSFPVDTTTLKYVQCFEKDELLHRNGPVKMEIQDCEEFSNVILSVTDSNSSKDLEKAMTYLSSMLGKYENSLRTADIHLTEYILEDRENIFEEISHCAKNTKIMVTECEGRVHLLGPSNCILGFMQYWKERVKDYRSEMCRVNKETSLEKQKVSQNKTQQEKVKEKGRASPSEIRGVKQEKGEETVTHHHPSPNVKSELSRKIATLQRDLSPEPDYGSTSATSCGVRSNRTKLGNVSSTNRLSRSFPVDTTILKYIQRFDKDVLFSVLGSIQIETQDCGEFSNVILSVTDSNSSNNIEETASNLSLLFGQYEKCLRTVDIYIKEYSPRLRDKIIEEISHCVKTAKIMRTVYEDHVHLIGPSDSISVFMQHWKKTEIIYKRENQERRVEKVKENVPHSKSGRLTQECKMEKEKEISQSEMRGATQKKRVERLKEKEKVSQSEISGIRHEKSAEKVKEKESEMRQLNKTSSVETVTMDDHHASLVLGISSYSTKQSPPLNHRVSTKQRVHTPDTSESRRRSAAIGSTNKTMTPTTKLNPSPTRSNQNPNGRK from the exons ATGAGCGTGGATCAGACAGTGGTGGAAGTACGTGGGCTCCCCAAACACCCGGACGATGAGGATTatgtgaaaaaaaaggttttcctcCATTTCCAGGAGGAACGTAATGGTGGGGGGAAGATAGTGTGTCTGGAATATCCTGTGAGAGAACATGGCGTGGCCCTTCTCACCTTCAGGGATGAGACAG TGGCAGCAGCGGTCTTGGGAAAGAAACACAATATACATATGGACAGCCGTACCTTCCAGTTGGAGGTGATACGTCCCCAGAGTCAGATCGCTGCGTCCCAGAGCATCCAG TTTTCCATGCCTATAAGAACAACCCTAGACTTGAAATATttcaggaacaggaaggcggtaGAGGAACTACTGAGGAAATATAAATTTGAACTAACCAAAAAGTCACAATGCAGGATTGACATCGAAGGGGACTTTCAGGAGCTGAGAAGATTCAGGACAGACCTTTATAATGCATTGAATCTCAGTAAACCCTCCATTAGTGACCAGCAAACAGAGCTTCACACACCCATTACTAAGCGGACATCACGTGTGAAGGACAAGGCTGGAGACAGTGTGATCTCTGGAACATGCGAGCGGGGACCAGCTGGTGCTGGTAATAGCGCCGGTACGGTAAATGCCGTTTTCAAAACAAAGATGATTCAGGATAGTGTGTCAGAGTCATTTTCCAGCCGCAAACTTGCTGTGTCTTCATCGACCAGTGAACGATATTCACCTCAAAAAGATAGTAGCCATTCTAATAGCCAGCTCGATGAAAGAAGCACTTTATCAACTAGCGATCATGACAGAAGACCCGATTATTCCTTATCATATAAACCTTCCAAGAACTCCTCCTCACATCTGACAAGTGACTCAAACTCAGGAACATGCAATGCCCTGTCAAAAAATGTACCCAGTGACCCCACGTCAAAAATTACTGATGACTCAAGGTCATTAATCGATGTCAACTCAAAATTGCCCAAATTTACCAGTGGGAAATCTAAGGGTGACTTTTTTCTCGAAACTGATAATGACTCCACAGCAACTACTCCCGTTGGCATATCTTCCAGTCTGACAATTGGAAATGTTCCTGCTCccaaaatatattctaaacttgTTTCAGTGGACTCCACTCTGCTGATGTACATTATGTGTTTTGGAAAATTCTTTAAAAGCTTTCCTGCTGATGGGCCCATAAAGTTGGAAATAGAAAAGTGCTCAGAAATCTGCAAAGTTATATTTAGTATTACTGACTCAAAATATTTAAGATATCTAGAATCAAGCATCAGCTTTTTATTATGTCTAATGGAAGAATATCGAAAGAGTCTTGATACTGCAAACATTTATCTTTCTGAATATTCATCTCAACTGAGAAAtaacattattgaaaaaatatCACATTTGACAAAGACAAAAGAAATTTTGGCAGAAAACAATGAAGACCACATTGGTCTGATTGGGCCATCACATGCCATCTTAGAGCTTACACGTCACTGCAAAGAAATAAAAGAACTCTCTGAAAGTAAAATGCGTTGGGAAAAACAAAATAGCAGAGTAGAAAAAGTGATCCAATATTACCCTTCTACTCCTGATGTACAGCCAGAATTACACAAATTTACCAGCCAGACCGACAAATCTCACAGTGACCATAATCCAGAAACGGATTatggctccagctcagctatTTCTTGTGTTTCTTCTCCCAGAAAACTCTCTAGGAGTTTTCCAGTGGACACCACTACATTAAAGTATGTACAATGTTTTGAAAAAGATGAGCTTCTTCATAGGAATGGACCTGTTAAAATGGAAATACAGGATTGTGAAGAATTTAGCAATGTTATATTAAGCGTTACGGACTCAAATTCTTCAAAGGACTTAGAAAAAGCTATGACTTATTTATCATCAATGCTTGGAAAATATGAAAACAGTCTGCGGACTGCGGATATTCATCTAACGGAATATATACTGGAAGACAGAGAGAACATTTTTGAAGAAATATCCCACTGCGCAAAGAATACAAAAATTATGGTAACAGAATGTGAAGGCCGTGTACATCTGCTTGGACCATCAAATTGCATCTTAGGATTTATGCAATACTGGAAAGAAAGGGTAAAAGATTATCGAAGTGAAATGTGTAGGGTGAACAAAGAAACaagtttagaaaaacaaaaagtctctcaaaataaaacacaacaagAAAAAGTTAAAGAAAAGGGACGAGCCTCTCCGAGTGAAATCCGTGGGGTAAAACAAGAGAAGGGTGAAGAAACAGTGACTCACCATCACCCTTCTCCCAATGTAAAGTCAGAACTTAGCAGAAAGATAGCGACGTTGCAAAGAGACCTTTCTCCAGAACCTGATTATGGCTCCACATCAGCTACTTCATGCGGTGTACGTTCAAACCGGACCAAGTTAGGAAATGTTTCTTCTACCAACAGACTTTCTAGAAGCTTTCCAGTGGACACCACTATATTGAAGTACATCCAACGTTTTGATAAAGATGTCCTATTTTCTGTTCTTGGATCTATTCAAATTGAAACACAGGATTGTGGAGAATTTAGCAATGTTATATTAAGTGTTACAGACTCAAATTCTTCAAATAACATAGAAGAAACTGCCAGTAATTTATCATTGTTGTTTGGTCAGTATGAAAAATGTCTGCGTACTGTGGATATTTATATTAAGGAATATTCACCACGACTGAGAGACAAAATTATTGAAGAAATATCACACTGCGTAAAGACTGCAAAAATTATGAGAACAGTATATGAAGATCATGTACATCTGATTGGGCCATCGGATTCCATCTCGGTGTTTATGCAACACTGGAAAAAAACGGAAATCATCTACAAAAGGGAAAACCAAGAAAGGAGAGTAGAAAAAGTGAAAGAAAATGTCCCCCACAGTAAGAGTGGTAGATTAACCCAAGAGTGTAAGatggaaaaagaaaaggaaatatcTCAGAGTGAAATGCGTGGGGCAACCCAAAAGAAGAGGGTGGAAAGactaaaggaaaaggaaaaagttTCTCAAAGTGAAATTAGTGGGATACGGCATGAAAAGAGTGCAGAAAAAGTGAAAGAAAAGGAGAGTGAAATGCGTCAGTTAAACAAAACAAGTAGTGTAGAAACAGTGACCATGGATGATCATCATGCATCCCTTGTACTCGGAATTTCCTCATATTCTACTAAACAGAGTCCTCCCCTCAATCACCGAGTGTCTACGAAACAAAGAGTCCATACACCCGACACGTCTGAGTCACGGAGAAGAAGCGCAGCAATTGGGTCAACAAACAAAACGATGACACCTACCACGAAACTGAACCCCAGCCCTACACGGTCTAACCAAAACCCAAATGGAAGGAAATGA